From the Priestia koreensis genome, one window contains:
- a CDS encoding transglutaminase TgpA family protein, whose amino-acid sequence MMFKIPLERRNPLLTVVMYVGIFVLLYTWIKPISEVTSTASAMLFTVFIILNCFLSFLRVNVWMSFIIKWIYIFYSLHYWYFDNPLFDFTWVGDLFQTMGNDFALVSSFNISGISNEFRSILFFILLWLVSYLLIYWVFYQKRIFTFIVLSVVYIAVLDTFTTYDGKSAIITMVLIGLLFVGILRIERVGKLEFSSKAPARKFVFILPFILVLLVSTTIAYALPKAKPQWPDPVPFLKSYAQGNEGEGTGSGSIRKIGYGTDDSRLGGSFVGDNSVVFGASVSEKHYWRIETKDTYTGKGWVQSEIVGLQPVGQSLQSEQDANSGRKAHYDVRSMLSQYPDKVTEKVLEDYVMPAMKNPFYLYAPSTMSIMPQDETYTNLKINTVSQKIYNYEGSQQAGASAYTIRYKLPKFPVEELQKPIVKDQNENNDEFMKRYTQLPKTLPKRVRDLAKEITAGETNRYDQVNKIKQYFEYNPYSYDTQDVGIPSKNQDYVDQFLFDTKRGYCDNFSTSTIVLLRSLGIPARWVKGYTAGDVVGEEGDRTLYQVTQNNAHSWVEVYFPGTGWIPFEPTKSFSAPEEFSYNLSPTTGAEQNDTPAQRNLAALNKQKKQESKLAKEASATPQTDESNTWNKKTIFYVILGMIVVIVASMVIYLKRRRWLPLFLIRKYRRKRSEHSMSNAYLALLKQLEKYGLKRKPDQTLREYAKLVDQSFGTNEMSRLTERYEYNVYRKDAQNAEWEKSIELWENLIKKTSS is encoded by the coding sequence ATGATGTTTAAAATTCCATTGGAAAGAAGAAATCCACTCCTTACCGTTGTGATGTACGTGGGCATTTTCGTTTTGCTTTATACGTGGATTAAGCCAATATCTGAGGTCACGAGTACGGCAAGCGCGATGCTGTTTACTGTGTTTATTATCTTAAACTGCTTCCTTTCTTTTTTACGTGTCAATGTGTGGATGAGCTTCATTATAAAATGGATCTACATTTTTTATTCGTTGCACTACTGGTATTTTGACAATCCTCTTTTTGATTTTACGTGGGTAGGGGATTTGTTTCAGACGATGGGAAATGATTTTGCGCTCGTTAGTAGTTTTAACATTTCTGGTATTTCCAACGAATTCCGCAGCATCTTATTTTTTATTTTACTGTGGCTTGTAAGCTACCTGCTCATTTATTGGGTCTTTTACCAAAAGCGAATTTTTACGTTTATTGTTCTGAGCGTTGTCTATATTGCGGTTTTAGATACGTTCACAACCTATGACGGAAAAAGCGCCATTATCACCATGGTCTTAATTGGATTATTGTTCGTAGGCATTCTTCGAATTGAACGAGTGGGAAAATTGGAGTTTAGCTCAAAAGCTCCCGCGCGAAAATTTGTGTTCATCCTGCCATTTATCCTTGTTTTACTGGTATCTACTACTATTGCCTATGCGTTACCGAAAGCGAAACCGCAGTGGCCAGATCCCGTACCGTTTTTAAAAAGCTATGCCCAAGGAAACGAAGGGGAAGGTACAGGCTCGGGTAGTATACGTAAAATTGGGTATGGAACAGATGACTCGCGCCTAGGTGGATCATTTGTTGGGGATAATAGCGTCGTTTTTGGTGCATCTGTTTCGGAAAAGCACTATTGGCGAATTGAAACGAAGGATACGTATACAGGAAAGGGCTGGGTACAGTCAGAGATTGTAGGGCTTCAGCCAGTCGGACAATCGCTACAATCTGAACAAGATGCTAACAGTGGCAGGAAGGCGCACTATGATGTGCGTTCTATGCTTTCACAGTATCCTGACAAAGTAACTGAAAAAGTATTAGAGGATTATGTGATGCCAGCGATGAAAAATCCTTTTTACTTGTACGCACCTTCTACGATGAGTATTATGCCTCAAGACGAGACGTATACAAACTTGAAAATCAATACTGTTTCTCAAAAGATCTATAACTATGAGGGAAGTCAACAAGCAGGTGCTAGTGCTTATACGATCCGCTATAAATTGCCTAAGTTTCCGGTAGAAGAGTTACAAAAGCCGATAGTAAAAGATCAAAATGAGAATAATGATGAATTCATGAAGCGCTATACGCAGCTTCCCAAAACGCTACCGAAAAGAGTGCGTGATCTGGCGAAGGAAATTACAGCTGGAGAAACGAATCGTTATGATCAAGTAAATAAAATTAAGCAGTATTTTGAATATAATCCCTACTCTTACGATACGCAAGACGTAGGAATTCCGAGTAAAAATCAAGATTATGTGGATCAGTTTTTATTTGATACAAAACGTGGGTATTGCGATAATTTTTCGACCTCGACGATTGTTCTTTTACGTTCTTTAGGTATCCCAGCAAGATGGGTGAAAGGTTATACAGCAGGTGATGTAGTAGGGGAAGAAGGGGATAGAACCCTGTATCAAGTCACGCAAAATAACGCACATTCGTGGGTTGAAGTATACTTTCCTGGCACAGGATGGATTCCATTTGAGCCGACGAAAAGTTTCTCAGCACCAGAAGAATTTTCGTATAATTTAAGTCCGACAACAGGTGCCGAGCAGAACGATACGCCTGCACAGCGAAATCTAGCTGCCCTAAACAAACAAAAGAAGCAAGAAAGTAAATTAGCTAAGGAAGCATCAGCTACTCCGCAAACCGATGAGTCGAATACATGGAATAAGAAAACGATTTTTTATGTCATTCTAGGAATGATCGTGGTCATTGTGGCTAGTATGGTTATCTATTTGAAGAGAAGAAGATGGCTACCGCTATTTTTAATTCGAAAATATCGCCGTAAACGCAGTGAACATTCAATGTCAAACGCTTATCTCGCTTTGCTAAAGCAATTAGAGAAATATGGCCTAAAAAGAAAGCCAGATCAGACGCTACGGGAGTATGCAAAGCTCGTTGATCAGTCATTTGGGACGAATGAAATGAGTCGTTTGACGGAGCGTTATGAGTACAATGTGTACCGAAAAGACGCTCAAAACGCAGAGTGGGAAAAATCGATTGAATTATGGGAAAATTTAATTAAAAAGACGAGTTCTTGA
- the guaA gene encoding glutamine-hydrolyzing GMP synthase, producing the protein MEGMIVVLDFGSQYNQLITRRIREFGVYSELHPHTITAEEIQKMNPNGIILSGGPNSVYGENSFRCDERIFDLGIPVLGICYGMQLMTHHFGGKVEGASHREYGKATINIQNDSLLYHELPKEQVVWMSHSDLVVQTPEGFEVDATSLSCPIAGMSNKEKNLYGVQFHPEVRHSVYGNELLKNFVFEISNCTADWSMENFIEMEMDKIRQTVGDKNVLCALSGGVDSSVVAVLIHKAIGDQLTCIFVDHGLLRKGEADSVMKTFSEGFNMNVIKVDAKDRFLQKLEGVSDPEKKRKIIGNEFIYVFDDEATKLKGIEYLAQGTLYTDIIESGTATAQTIKSHHNVGGLPEDMAFQLIEPLNTLFKDEVRALGTELGIPDEIVWRQPFPGPGLGIRVLGAITEEKLEIVRESDAILREEIRKADLTRDIWQYFTVLPDIRSVGVMGDARTYDYTIGIRAVTSIDGMTSDWARIPWDVLEKISTRIVNEVKHINRVVYDITSKPPATIEWE; encoded by the coding sequence ATGGAAGGTATGATCGTAGTATTAGACTTCGGTAGTCAGTATAATCAGCTGATTACTCGACGCATTCGTGAGTTTGGTGTGTATAGTGAATTGCACCCTCATACAATTACGGCAGAAGAGATCCAGAAGATGAATCCAAACGGAATTATCCTTTCTGGTGGTCCAAACAGCGTATACGGAGAAAATTCATTCCGTTGTGACGAACGTATTTTTGATTTAGGGATTCCTGTACTGGGAATTTGCTACGGTATGCAGTTAATGACACATCATTTTGGTGGAAAAGTAGAAGGTGCTTCTCATCGTGAATACGGAAAAGCAACAATCAATATTCAAAATGACTCACTTCTATATCATGAGCTTCCAAAAGAACAGGTTGTATGGATGAGCCATAGTGACCTTGTTGTTCAAACGCCTGAAGGATTTGAAGTAGATGCAACAAGCTTATCATGCCCAATTGCGGGGATGAGCAACAAAGAAAAGAACTTGTACGGCGTTCAATTCCACCCAGAGGTAAGACACTCTGTATACGGAAATGAACTATTAAAGAATTTCGTATTTGAAATTTCAAACTGTACGGCTGATTGGTCAATGGAAAACTTTATTGAAATGGAAATGGACAAGATTCGTCAAACAGTAGGCGATAAGAACGTACTATGCGCACTTAGCGGCGGGGTAGATTCTTCTGTTGTTGCCGTTCTTATTCATAAGGCTATTGGCGACCAATTAACATGTATTTTCGTTGATCACGGTCTTCTTCGTAAAGGTGAAGCTGATAGCGTAATGAAAACGTTCAGTGAAGGCTTCAATATGAACGTTATTAAAGTAGATGCGAAAGATCGTTTCTTACAAAAGCTTGAAGGGGTATCTGATCCTGAAAAGAAACGTAAAATTATCGGAAATGAATTTATCTATGTATTCGATGACGAAGCGACTAAATTAAAAGGTATTGAATATTTAGCGCAAGGAACTCTTTATACAGATATTATCGAGAGTGGGACAGCGACTGCTCAAACAATCAAATCTCATCATAACGTAGGTGGATTACCAGAAGATATGGCATTCCAACTAATCGAGCCTTTAAATACGCTATTTAAAGACGAAGTTCGTGCGTTAGGAACAGAGTTAGGGATTCCTGATGAAATCGTGTGGCGCCAGCCGTTCCCAGGACCAGGATTAGGTATTCGTGTCCTAGGTGCGATTACAGAAGAAAAGCTTGAGATCGTTCGTGAGTCAGATGCGATTTTACGCGAAGAGATCCGTAAAGCAGACTTAACTCGTGATATTTGGCAGTACTTCACTGTGCTTCCTGACATCCGCAGCGTTGGTGTAATGGGTGACGCTCGTACGTATGACTACACAATCGGTATTCGTGCCGTAACATCCATTGATGGAATGACATCTGACTGGGCACGTATCCCATGGGACGTACTAGAAAAAATCTCTACTCGTATTGTAAACGAAGTAAAACACATTAACCGAGTAGTGTATGATATTACATCTAAGCCACCTGCAACAATCGAGTGGGAATAA
- a CDS encoding NCS2 family permease yields the protein MKKYFRFDELGTNYRTESLAGLTTFLSMAYILFINPSVLSLSDVPNLPDSMRMDPHAVFAATAIAAAIGSLIMGVLARYPIALAPGMGLNAFFAYTVVLTMGIPWQTALSGVLTSGIIFILLSLSGLRETIINSIPYELKMAVGAGIGLFIAFVGLKGSGIIVADKSVLVGLGDLSNGNTLLAIFGIIITIILMVRKINGAVFIGMVITAVAGMIFGLINTPHQVVGAAPSLAPTFGVAIQHFGDIFTIKMLVVILTFLFVDFFDTAGTLVAVANQAGLMKDNKLPRAGKALLADSTATTIGALLGTSTTTAYIESSAGVAAGGKSGFASVVTAILFLVALFFSPLLSIVTPAVTAPALIIVGVLMAASLSNIKWSEFETAVPAFLTVIMMPLTYSIATGIALGFIFYPITMVVKGRSKEVHPIMYGLFVIFVLYFVFLAK from the coding sequence ATGAAGAAGTATTTCCGTTTTGACGAGCTAGGAACGAACTATCGTACTGAATCTCTAGCAGGTCTGACTACTTTTCTATCCATGGCTTACATCTTATTTATTAACCCTAGTGTGCTTTCATTAAGCGATGTACCGAATTTGCCGGACAGCATGCGCATGGATCCTCACGCAGTGTTTGCGGCAACAGCCATTGCAGCGGCGATAGGATCATTGATTATGGGAGTACTAGCCAGATATCCAATCGCACTAGCGCCCGGTATGGGATTGAATGCATTCTTTGCTTATACAGTTGTGTTAACAATGGGTATTCCGTGGCAAACGGCTTTATCAGGTGTATTAACGTCAGGTATTATTTTTATTCTTTTATCTCTGAGTGGTTTGCGTGAGACAATTATTAACTCAATTCCTTACGAATTAAAAATGGCAGTAGGAGCGGGTATTGGTCTTTTTATCGCATTTGTTGGTCTAAAAGGATCAGGAATCATTGTTGCTGATAAGAGTGTACTAGTTGGACTAGGTGATTTATCAAATGGAAATACGCTTCTTGCGATTTTCGGTATTATCATTACGATCATTCTAATGGTACGTAAAATTAATGGAGCGGTATTTATCGGAATGGTCATCACTGCGGTAGCAGGAATGATTTTTGGATTAATTAATACCCCTCATCAAGTAGTTGGAGCAGCGCCGAGTCTGGCACCAACGTTTGGTGTAGCGATTCAACACTTTGGTGATATATTTACGATTAAAATGCTTGTGGTGATCTTAACATTCTTATTTGTAGATTTCTTTGACACAGCGGGTACGTTAGTAGCGGTAGCAAACCAAGCAGGTTTAATGAAAGATAACAAACTGCCACGAGCAGGGAAAGCTTTACTAGCTGATTCAACAGCTACAACAATCGGAGCGCTTTTAGGAACGTCAACAACCACAGCTTACATTGAATCTTCAGCAGGGGTAGCAGCAGGAGGAAAGAGTGGATTTGCATCCGTAGTAACAGCGATCTTATTCCTGGTCGCATTATTCTTCTCGCCACTCTTATCAATTGTAACTCCAGCCGTGACAGCACCAGCGTTGATCATTGTAGGAGTTCTAATGGCGGCATCGCTATCCAATATTAAGTGGAGCGAGTTTGAAACGGCAGTACCGGCTTTCTTAACTGTCATCATGATGCCACTCACATACAGCATTGCAACTGGGATTGCGCTTGGATTCATTTTCTATCCAATTACGATGGTCGTAAAAGGAAGATCAAAAGAAGTTCATCCAATCATGTACGGACTGTTCGTGATCTTTGTTCTCTATTTTGTTTTCCTAGCAAAATAA
- a CDS encoding NETI motif-containing protein, whose amino-acid sequence MKKKFEVLKGETIDQCLDRMKEEGFMPIKRMEKPIFEEVIENGKKETVPVGRQIIFEGKSL is encoded by the coding sequence TTGAAAAAGAAATTTGAAGTGCTGAAAGGTGAAACAATTGATCAATGCTTAGATCGTATGAAAGAAGAAGGATTCATGCCGATTAAGCGAATGGAAAAGCCCATCTTTGAAGAGGTCATCGAAAACGGAAAAAAAGAGACCGTTCCAGTTGGTCGTCAAATTATATTTGAAGGGAAATCACTCTAA
- the purE gene encoding 5-(carboxyamino)imidazole ribonucleotide mutase, with amino-acid sequence MKPEVAVIMGSTSDWETMKHGCEVLEELGIGYEKKVVSAHRTPDYMFEYAGTAHERGIKVIIAGAGGAAHLPGMVAAKTIVPVIGVPVKSSTLNGLDSLLSIVQMPGGVPVATVAIGKAGATNAGLLAAQILATHNEELANTLLNRREQTRQQVLESGDQLVL; translated from the coding sequence ATGAAACCAGAAGTTGCAGTAATTATGGGAAGTACGTCAGATTGGGAAACGATGAAGCATGGCTGTGAAGTGTTAGAGGAGCTTGGAATTGGATATGAAAAAAAGGTCGTATCAGCTCATCGTACACCAGATTACATGTTTGAATACGCTGGGACGGCTCATGAGCGAGGAATAAAAGTCATTATTGCAGGTGCAGGTGGAGCGGCTCACCTACCTGGGATGGTAGCTGCGAAAACGATTGTTCCTGTCATTGGGGTTCCGGTGAAAAGCAGCACGTTAAACGGCTTAGATTCGCTTTTATCGATTGTTCAAATGCCTGGAGGCGTTCCAGTAGCCACTGTAGCAATTGGAAAGGCGGGGGCTACAAATGCAGGGCTACTAGCCGCACAGATCCTAGCAACTCATAATGAAGAGTTAGCGAATACCCTTTTAAATAGAAGAGAACAAACTAGACAACAAGTATTAGAAAGTGGTGATCAGCTTGTCTTATAA
- the purK gene encoding 5-(carboxyamino)imidazole ribonucleotide synthase, translating to MSYKFIAPGSVIGIIGGGQLGRMMGIAAKEMGYRIAVLDPVEDSPCGQIADIKVIGNYDDQASIRELAEVSDVVTYEFENINAEMLNWLEENAYVPQGSHLLTVTQNRELEKKTIVECDLKVPYYEIVHNETEFFQAIEKVGLPCVIKTCRGGYDGKGQILLRKKEDLPAGLELAQKTTCIVEEWMTIDKEISVIVQRNGRGETVCLPVAENIHRHHILHQTIVPARISPVQESQATEYAIQLADSLKLIGTLAVEMFVNGDGEIYINEMAPRPHNSGHFSINACRTSQFQQHIRAICNWPLSSTQLVQSAVMINLLGEHMENLEAKIEYLNHSHLHLYGKNEAKLKRKMGHITVIADKIDEALLKAESLELWTRTEEPAK from the coding sequence TTGTCTTATAAGTTTATAGCTCCTGGTAGTGTCATTGGAATTATTGGCGGCGGTCAATTAGGACGCATGATGGGAATCGCAGCGAAGGAGATGGGCTATCGCATTGCTGTATTAGATCCTGTTGAAGATTCACCGTGTGGACAAATTGCAGACATCAAAGTTATTGGAAACTATGATGATCAAGCATCCATTCGTGAACTGGCAGAAGTATCAGATGTCGTCACATACGAATTCGAAAATATTAACGCCGAAATGCTCAATTGGTTAGAAGAGAATGCGTACGTTCCTCAGGGAAGTCACCTTCTAACCGTTACACAAAATCGTGAGCTTGAAAAGAAAACGATTGTGGAATGCGACTTAAAAGTTCCTTATTATGAAATTGTTCATAACGAGACAGAATTCTTTCAAGCGATAGAAAAGGTTGGTTTACCTTGTGTGATTAAAACTTGCCGCGGAGGATACGATGGTAAGGGGCAGATTCTTTTGCGTAAGAAAGAAGATTTACCTGCTGGATTAGAGCTTGCTCAGAAGACGACTTGTATTGTAGAAGAGTGGATGACAATTGATAAGGAAATCTCGGTTATTGTTCAACGTAATGGTAGAGGCGAAACGGTTTGCCTTCCTGTTGCTGAGAACATTCACCGACATCATATTCTTCATCAGACAATCGTTCCAGCAAGAATCTCACCTGTACAAGAGTCTCAGGCAACGGAATATGCGATCCAACTAGCAGATTCCTTAAAATTAATCGGGACGCTTGCAGTAGAGATGTTTGTGAACGGAGATGGAGAGATTTATATTAATGAGATGGCTCCGCGTCCACATAACTCTGGTCACTTTTCAATTAATGCTTGCCGAACGTCGCAATTCCAGCAGCACATCAGAGCGATCTGCAACTGGCCGCTATCATCTACGCAGTTAGTACAATCTGCCGTAATGATTAATCTGCTGGGAGAGCATATGGAGAACCTTGAAGCAAAAATCGAATATTTAAACCATTCTCATCTTCATTTGTACGGAAAAAATGAAGCGAAATTGAAGAGAAAAATGGGACATATTACGGTAATTGCTGATAAGATAGATGAGGCGCTATTAAAAGCCGAATCATTAGAATTATGGACAAGAACGGAGGAACCAGCAAAATGA
- the purB gene encoding adenylosuccinate lyase: MIERYTRPEMGAIWTEENRFNAWLEVEILACEAWAELGAIPKEDVALLRQNASFNVDRIKEIEEETRHDVVAFTRAVSETLGEERKWVHYGLTSTDVVDTALSYVLKQANDILVKDLERFVIILKEKAQEHKHTVMMGRTHGVHAEPTTFGLKLGLWYEEMKRNLERFKRAAEEVEFGKISGAVGTFANIDPFVEKYVCEKLGLQPAPISTQTLQRDRHAHYMSVLALIATSIEKFAVEIRGLQKSETREVEEFFAKGQKGSSAMPHKRNPIGSENMTGLARVIRGYMATAYDNVPLWHERDISHSSAERIILPDATIALNYMLNRFGNIVKNLTVFPENMKRNMDRTLGLIYSQRVLLALIDAGMTREEAYDTVQPKAMEAWEMQVPFRSLVEKEEKITSRLSAAQLDDCFDYNYHLKNVDMIFERLGL, translated from the coding sequence ATGATTGAACGTTATACTCGCCCAGAGATGGGAGCGATTTGGACAGAGGAAAACCGCTTTAATGCTTGGTTAGAGGTGGAGATTTTAGCTTGTGAAGCTTGGGCAGAACTAGGTGCTATTCCAAAGGAAGACGTTGCTCTTCTTCGTCAGAATGCATCATTTAATGTAGATCGCATCAAGGAAATTGAAGAAGAAACTCGCCATGACGTAGTAGCCTTCACTCGTGCAGTATCTGAAACGTTAGGTGAAGAGCGTAAATGGGTTCATTATGGCTTAACTTCTACAGACGTAGTCGATACGGCTTTATCATATGTATTAAAGCAAGCGAACGATATCTTAGTGAAAGATTTAGAACGCTTTGTCATCATTTTAAAAGAAAAAGCACAAGAACATAAGCACACAGTGATGATGGGACGTACGCACGGTGTACATGCTGAGCCAACAACGTTCGGCTTGAAGCTTGGCCTGTGGTATGAAGAAATGAAGCGCAACTTAGAGCGCTTTAAGCGTGCCGCAGAAGAAGTTGAATTCGGTAAAATCTCTGGAGCTGTTGGAACATTTGCGAACATCGATCCGTTCGTTGAGAAATACGTGTGTGAAAAGCTAGGATTACAACCAGCACCAATTTCAACGCAAACACTACAACGTGATCGTCACGCGCACTACATGTCTGTGTTAGCATTAATTGCTACTTCAATCGAGAAGTTCGCTGTAGAAATTCGTGGACTTCAAAAGAGTGAAACGCGTGAAGTAGAGGAGTTCTTTGCAAAAGGACAAAAAGGATCTTCTGCTATGCCTCATAAACGTAACCCAATCGGTTCTGAAAATATGACAGGTCTTGCACGTGTGATTCGCGGATACATGGCGACGGCTTATGACAATGTACCGTTATGGCATGAGCGTGACATTTCCCATTCATCTGCAGAACGTATCATTCTTCCCGATGCTACGATTGCATTGAACTATATGCTGAATCGTTTCGGAAATATCGTGAAGAATTTAACGGTCTTCCCAGAAAACATGAAGCGTAACATGGACCGTACGTTAGGTCTTATTTATTCTCAGCGCGTTCTTCTTGCTTTAATTGATGCAGGAATGACTCGTGAAGAAGCATATGACACGGTTCAACCAAAAGCAATGGAAGCATGGGAAATGCAAGTACCGTTCCGCTCTCTTGTTGAAAAAGAAGAGAAAATTACAAGTCGCTTATCGGCAGCGCAATTAGATGACTGCTTCGACTACAACTATCATCTAAAAAATGTCGACATGATCTTTGAACGATTAGGACTATAA
- the purC gene encoding phosphoribosylaminoimidazolesuccinocarboxamide synthase: MEKGDLLYEGKAKRIYATSEDQLLWLEYKNDATAFNGQKKAEIDGKAVLNNEISSLLFDMLHENDISTHFVQKLSTNEQLVKQVTIIPLEVVVRNIAAGSMAKRLGMAEGLPLKTPIVEFYYKDDELGDPLITDDHALMLNLATEAELAFLKESARKINDILIPFFKDKNIILVDFKLEFGRTKDGKIILADEISPDTCRFWDAKTKQKLDKDVFRRDLGSLTEAYEEILTRIGGDVCTK, from the coding sequence GTGGAAAAAGGCGATCTGCTATATGAGGGAAAAGCAAAGCGAATTTATGCAACAAGTGAAGATCAGCTTTTATGGCTGGAGTACAAAAATGATGCGACAGCTTTTAACGGTCAAAAGAAAGCAGAGATTGATGGAAAAGCGGTACTAAACAACGAGATTAGTAGTTTACTATTCGATATGCTCCACGAGAACGATATTTCTACACATTTTGTTCAAAAGCTGTCAACGAACGAACAGCTTGTGAAGCAAGTAACCATTATTCCATTAGAAGTCGTTGTTCGAAACATTGCAGCGGGCAGCATGGCAAAGAGACTAGGAATGGCAGAAGGGCTACCCCTTAAAACACCAATCGTTGAATTTTATTACAAAGACGATGAGCTAGGTGATCCGCTTATTACAGATGATCATGCACTGATGCTAAATTTAGCAACAGAAGCTGAACTGGCATTTTTAAAAGAATCAGCGCGAAAAATTAACGATATACTTATTCCATTCTTTAAGGATAAAAACATTATCTTGGTAGACTTTAAGCTCGAATTTGGTCGTACCAAAGACGGCAAGATCATTTTAGCGGACGAAATTTCGCCGGATACGTGCCGCTTTTGGGATGCGAAAACAAAGCAAAAATTAGATAAAGATGTATTCAGACGTGACTTAGGAAGTTTAACAGAAGCGTACGAAGAAATTTTAACGAGAATCGGGGGAGACGTATGTACAAAGTAA
- the purS gene encoding phosphoribosylformylglycinamidine synthase subunit PurS, translating into MYKVKVFVTLRESVLDPQGTAVKSSLHRMSYNEVDDVRIGKYLELTIEKTEQDLDTRVREMCEKLLVNTVIEDYRYEVEEGVPQ; encoded by the coding sequence ATGTACAAAGTAAAAGTATTCGTCACATTAAGAGAAAGTGTATTAGATCCACAAGGAACGGCTGTAAAAAGCTCTCTACATCGCATGAGCTACAACGAAGTAGACGATGTTCGCATCGGGAAATACCTAGAGCTAACGATTGAAAAGACGGAACAAGATCTTGATACACGTGTTCGTGAAATGTGTGAGAAGCTGCTTGTAAATACAGTTATTGAAGACTATCGCTATGAAGTAGAGGAGGGTGTTCCTCAGTGA
- the purQ gene encoding phosphoribosylformylglycinamidine synthase subunit PurQ gives MKFAVIVFPGSNCDVDMFHAVKDELGEEVEYVWHDQESLESFDGVLLPGGFSYGDYLRSGAIARFSNVMPEVIRLAKEGKPVLGVCNGFQILLEAGLLPGAMRRNDSLKFICKPINLKVANNKTIFTSGYEKDEVISIPVAHGEGNYYCDEATLQQLKDNNQIVFHYATENPNGSLEDIAGITNERGNVLGMMPHPERAVDSLLGSADGLKMFQSIVKQWREKHVVTS, from the coding sequence GTGAAATTTGCAGTCATCGTATTTCCAGGCTCTAACTGTGATGTAGATATGTTTCACGCCGTTAAAGATGAACTCGGCGAGGAAGTTGAATATGTGTGGCACGATCAGGAAAGCTTAGAAAGCTTTGACGGGGTATTACTTCCTGGGGGCTTTTCTTACGGAGACTATCTTCGTTCGGGGGCTATCGCTCGCTTTTCAAATGTTATGCCAGAAGTCATTCGTTTAGCAAAAGAGGGAAAACCTGTACTCGGAGTATGTAACGGATTTCAAATTCTCTTAGAAGCAGGCTTGCTTCCTGGAGCGATGCGTCGAAATGATAGCCTAAAATTTATTTGTAAGCCAATTAATTTGAAAGTTGCTAATAATAAAACGATATTTACATCTGGGTATGAAAAAGACGAAGTGATTTCCATTCCAGTCGCTCATGGAGAAGGAAATTATTATTGTGACGAAGCAACTCTTCAACAATTAAAAGACAATAACCAAATCGTCTTTCATTATGCAACAGAAAATCCGAACGGTAGTTTAGAAGATATTGCGGGCATTACGAATGAAAGAGGAAACGTTCTTGGAATGATGCCACATCCAGAACGAGCAGTAGATTCATTACTTGGCAGTGCAGACGGTCTAAAAATGTTTCAATCGATTGTAAAGCAGTGGAGGGAAAAACATGTCGTTACTTCTTGA